A genomic window from Thunnus thynnus chromosome 12, fThuThy2.1, whole genome shotgun sequence includes:
- the pde4ca gene encoding 3',5'-cyclic-AMP phosphodiesterase 4C isoform X3 — protein MRTPGKPWRAGQPDRARQTRKRAGFYRDESSHKLRRTKRGRAAERPRRGGFDVENGLSVGRSPLDPQASPGSGVVIQANFPHSQRRESFLYRSDSDFDLSPKGPSRNSSTASDLEESLKHWEVNWLSSRHTEDMIVTPFAQVLASLRTVRNNFAVITGQQDRTASKTRSSGSNPPSMCKTSLAEEPHQQLAIETLDELDWCLEQLETLKTRHSVSEMASNKFKRMLNRELTQLSETSRSGNQVSEFISSTFLEKPHDMDIMSPSKEKEKKDGKKKRLMSQISGVKKATHSPSLAPSTIPRFGVNASQEGLLAKELEEVNRWGIDIFKVSEYSGNRPLTVTMYTIFQERELLKSFKIPADTFITFMMTLEDHYHADVAYHNNIHAADVVQSTHVLLSTPALEAVFTDLEILAALFASAIHDVDHPGVSNQFLINTNSELALMYNDSSVLENHHLAVGFKLLQEDNCDIFQNLSKKQRQSLRKMVIDMVLATDMSKHMNLLADLKTMVETKKVTSSGVLLLDNYSDRIQVLQNMVHCADLSNPTKPLELYRQWTDRIMVEFFTQGDRERDKGMEISPMCDKQNASIEKNQVGFIDYIVHPLWETWADLVHPDAQEILDTLEDNREWYQSMIPHSPSPHPEGPEEGALSGEASALGGGSTSADKFQFELTLEEEGESDTESPPEEEEGYSSNRGLELSRTDSATTRRLPKMFTTDAGRTFSLDSDKDMAEDRETDQEGVSGVPRFRLGT, from the exons ATGAGAACTCCTGGGAAGCCGTGGAGAGCCGGACAGCCCGACAGAGCGAGACAGACGAGGAAGCGGGCCGGTTTTTACAGGGATGAGAGCAGCCACAAGCTGAGGAGAAccaagagagggagagcagcGGAGCGGCCGagaagaggagg TTTTGATGTAGAGAATGGATTGTCGGTGGGGCGCAGTCCCCTGGACCCCCAGGCCAGCCCTGGCTCTGGTGTGGTCATACAGGCCAACTTTCCTCACAGCCAGCGGAGGGAATCCTTCCTTTACCGCTCGGACTCTGACTTTGACCTGTCACCCAAAGGTCCTTCCAGAAACTCCTCCACTGCCAGTGACTT GGAAGAAAGCTTGAAGCACTGGGAAGTCAACTGGTTGTCATCTCG ACACACAGAAGACATGATAGTCACCCCATTTGCACAG GTCCTTGCCAGCCTGAGGACTGTCCGAAATAACTTTGCCGTCATAACTGGCCAGCAAGATCGCACAGCCAGCAA GACGCGATCCTCAGGCAGCAACCCACCGTCCATGTGCAAGACCAGCCTCGCAG AGGAGCCTCACCAGCAGCTGGCCATAGAGACTCTGGATGAGCTGGATTGGTGTCTAGAACAACTGGAGACGCTGAAAACTCGACACTCTGTCAGCGAGATGGCTTCCAACAAG TTCAAGAGGATGCTGAACCGAGAGCTCACCCAGCTGTCAGAAACCAGCCGTTCAGGGAACCAGGTGTCTGAGTTCATCTCTAGCACCTTCCTAG AGAAGCCACATGACATGGACATCATGTCTCCCAGcaaggagaaggaaaagaaggaCGGCAAGAAGAAGCGGCTCATGTCCCAGATCAGCGGTGTAAAGAAGGCCACCCACAGCCCCAGCCTCGCACCCTCCACCATCCCTCGCTTTGGGGTCAACGCAAGCCAGGAAGGTCTCCTAGCCAAG gagctggaggaggttAACAGATGGGGAATTGACATCTTTAAGGTCTCTGAGTATTCTGGGAATCGTCCACTGACAGTCACCATGTACACCATCTTTCAG GAGCGTGAGCTGCTCAAGTCTTTCAAGATTCCAGCAGACACTTTCATTACCTTCATGATGACTTTGGAGGATCATTACCACGCTGATGTGGCATACCACAACAACATCCATGCTGCGGACGTGGTCCAGTCCACACATGTCTTGCTGTCCACACCTGCGCTGGAG GCTGTGTTTACTGATCTGGAGATCCTCGCCGCTCTGTTTGCCAGCGCCATCCATGATGTGGATCACCCTGGAGTTTCCAATCAGTTTCTCATCAACACCA aCTCAGAGCTAGCCCTGATGTACAATGACTCGTCAGTGCTGGAGAATCACCACCTGGCTGTAGGCTTTAAGCTTCTGCAGGAGGACAACTGTGACATCTTCCAGAACCTCAGCAAAAAACAGAGACAGTCGCTGCGCAAAATGGTCATCGATATG GTGCTAGCCACAGATATGTCCAAACACATGAATCTACTGGCAGACCTGAAAACCATGGTGGAAACCAAGAAAGTCACCAGTTCAGGAGTCCTACTGCTGGACAACTATTCAGACCGCATACAG GTACTTCAGAACATGGTGCACTGTGCAGACCTGAGCAACCCCACCAAGCCTCTTGAGCTGTACCGGCAGTGGACAGACCGCATCATGGTGGAGTTTTTCACCCagggggacagagagagggacaaGGGGATGGAGATCAGCCCCATGTGTGACAAACAGAATGCCTCCATAGAGAAGAACCAG gTGGGTTTCATTGACTACATTGTTCATCCTCTTTGGGAGACATGGGCCGATCTCGTTCACCCAGACGCGCAGGAGATCCTGGACACGCTGGAGGATAACAGAGAGTGGTACCAGAGCATGATCCCCCACAGCCCTTCACCCCACCCAGAAGGCCCGGAAGAGGGAGCCCTCTCTGGGGAAGCCTCAGCACTCGGTGGGGGCTCCACCTCCGCCGACAAGTTCCAGTTTGAGCTGACCttggaagaagaaggagagtcTGACACAGAGAGTCcacctgaggaggaggagggctaCAGCAGTAACAGGGGGCTTGAACTCTCCAGAACTGATTCTGCTACGACTCGCCGACTCCCCAAAATGTTCACTACTGATGCAGGCAGGACGTTTTCTTTAGACTCAGATAAAGATATGgcagaagacagagaaacagaccaGGAAGGCGTCTCTGGGGTGCCACGCTTCAGACTCGGCACATAG
- the pde4ca gene encoding 3',5'-cyclic-AMP phosphodiesterase 4C isoform X4, whose amino-acid sequence MSVPTNCGFCYSVERSITVRSGNIWGSPCAVNRPIDIIQKRRRFDVENGLSVGRSPLDPQASPGSGVVIQANFPHSQRRESFLYRSDSDFDLSPKGPSRNSSTASDLEESLKHWEVNWLSSRHTEDMIVTPFAQVLASLRTVRNNFAVITGQQDRTASKTRSSGSNPPSMCKTSLAEEPHQQLAIETLDELDWCLEQLETLKTRHSVSEMASNKFKRMLNRELTQLSETSRSGNQVSEFISSTFLEKPHDMDIMSPSKEKEKKDGKKKRLMSQISGVKKATHSPSLAPSTIPRFGVNASQEGLLAKELEEVNRWGIDIFKVSEYSGNRPLTVTMYTIFQERELLKSFKIPADTFITFMMTLEDHYHADVAYHNNIHAADVVQSTHVLLSTPALEAVFTDLEILAALFASAIHDVDHPGVSNQFLINTNSELALMYNDSSVLENHHLAVGFKLLQEDNCDIFQNLSKKQRQSLRKMVIDMVLATDMSKHMNLLADLKTMVETKKVTSSGVLLLDNYSDRIQVLQNMVHCADLSNPTKPLELYRQWTDRIMVEFFTQGDRERDKGMEISPMCDKQNASIEKNQVGFIDYIVHPLWETWADLVHPDAQEILDTLEDNREWYQSMIPHSPSPHPEGPEEGALSGEASALGGGSTSADKFQFELTLEEEGESDTESPPEEEEGYSSNRGLELSRTDSATTRRLPKMFTTDAGRTFSLDSDKDMAEDRETDQEGVSGVPRFRLGT is encoded by the exons ATGAGTGTGCCGACGAACTGTGGGTTCTGTTACTCCGTGGAGCGGAGTATCACTGTGAGGAGTGGGAACATATGGGGATCGCCCTGTGCTGTCAACAGGCCTATTGACATCATACAGAAACGCAGGCG TTTTGATGTAGAGAATGGATTGTCGGTGGGGCGCAGTCCCCTGGACCCCCAGGCCAGCCCTGGCTCTGGTGTGGTCATACAGGCCAACTTTCCTCACAGCCAGCGGAGGGAATCCTTCCTTTACCGCTCGGACTCTGACTTTGACCTGTCACCCAAAGGTCCTTCCAGAAACTCCTCCACTGCCAGTGACTT GGAAGAAAGCTTGAAGCACTGGGAAGTCAACTGGTTGTCATCTCG ACACACAGAAGACATGATAGTCACCCCATTTGCACAG GTCCTTGCCAGCCTGAGGACTGTCCGAAATAACTTTGCCGTCATAACTGGCCAGCAAGATCGCACAGCCAGCAA GACGCGATCCTCAGGCAGCAACCCACCGTCCATGTGCAAGACCAGCCTCGCAG AGGAGCCTCACCAGCAGCTGGCCATAGAGACTCTGGATGAGCTGGATTGGTGTCTAGAACAACTGGAGACGCTGAAAACTCGACACTCTGTCAGCGAGATGGCTTCCAACAAG TTCAAGAGGATGCTGAACCGAGAGCTCACCCAGCTGTCAGAAACCAGCCGTTCAGGGAACCAGGTGTCTGAGTTCATCTCTAGCACCTTCCTAG AGAAGCCACATGACATGGACATCATGTCTCCCAGcaaggagaaggaaaagaaggaCGGCAAGAAGAAGCGGCTCATGTCCCAGATCAGCGGTGTAAAGAAGGCCACCCACAGCCCCAGCCTCGCACCCTCCACCATCCCTCGCTTTGGGGTCAACGCAAGCCAGGAAGGTCTCCTAGCCAAG gagctggaggaggttAACAGATGGGGAATTGACATCTTTAAGGTCTCTGAGTATTCTGGGAATCGTCCACTGACAGTCACCATGTACACCATCTTTCAG GAGCGTGAGCTGCTCAAGTCTTTCAAGATTCCAGCAGACACTTTCATTACCTTCATGATGACTTTGGAGGATCATTACCACGCTGATGTGGCATACCACAACAACATCCATGCTGCGGACGTGGTCCAGTCCACACATGTCTTGCTGTCCACACCTGCGCTGGAG GCTGTGTTTACTGATCTGGAGATCCTCGCCGCTCTGTTTGCCAGCGCCATCCATGATGTGGATCACCCTGGAGTTTCCAATCAGTTTCTCATCAACACCA aCTCAGAGCTAGCCCTGATGTACAATGACTCGTCAGTGCTGGAGAATCACCACCTGGCTGTAGGCTTTAAGCTTCTGCAGGAGGACAACTGTGACATCTTCCAGAACCTCAGCAAAAAACAGAGACAGTCGCTGCGCAAAATGGTCATCGATATG GTGCTAGCCACAGATATGTCCAAACACATGAATCTACTGGCAGACCTGAAAACCATGGTGGAAACCAAGAAAGTCACCAGTTCAGGAGTCCTACTGCTGGACAACTATTCAGACCGCATACAG GTACTTCAGAACATGGTGCACTGTGCAGACCTGAGCAACCCCACCAAGCCTCTTGAGCTGTACCGGCAGTGGACAGACCGCATCATGGTGGAGTTTTTCACCCagggggacagagagagggacaaGGGGATGGAGATCAGCCCCATGTGTGACAAACAGAATGCCTCCATAGAGAAGAACCAG gTGGGTTTCATTGACTACATTGTTCATCCTCTTTGGGAGACATGGGCCGATCTCGTTCACCCAGACGCGCAGGAGATCCTGGACACGCTGGAGGATAACAGAGAGTGGTACCAGAGCATGATCCCCCACAGCCCTTCACCCCACCCAGAAGGCCCGGAAGAGGGAGCCCTCTCTGGGGAAGCCTCAGCACTCGGTGGGGGCTCCACCTCCGCCGACAAGTTCCAGTTTGAGCTGACCttggaagaagaaggagagtcTGACACAGAGAGTCcacctgaggaggaggagggctaCAGCAGTAACAGGGGGCTTGAACTCTCCAGAACTGATTCTGCTACGACTCGCCGACTCCCCAAAATGTTCACTACTGATGCAGGCAGGACGTTTTCTTTAGACTCAGATAAAGATATGgcagaagacagagaaacagaccaGGAAGGCGTCTCTGGGGTGCCACGCTTCAGACTCGGCACATAG
- the pde4ca gene encoding 3',5'-cyclic-AMP phosphodiesterase 4C isoform X5: MMNKDSRFSRKMHGNFSTRRHSCIGFDVENGLSVGRSPLDPQASPGSGVVIQANFPHSQRRESFLYRSDSDFDLSPKGPSRNSSTASDLEESLKHWEVNWLSSRHTEDMIVTPFAQVLASLRTVRNNFAVITGQQDRTASKTRSSGSNPPSMCKTSLAEEPHQQLAIETLDELDWCLEQLETLKTRHSVSEMASNKFKRMLNRELTQLSETSRSGNQVSEFISSTFLEKPHDMDIMSPSKEKEKKDGKKKRLMSQISGVKKATHSPSLAPSTIPRFGVNASQEGLLAKELEEVNRWGIDIFKVSEYSGNRPLTVTMYTIFQERELLKSFKIPADTFITFMMTLEDHYHADVAYHNNIHAADVVQSTHVLLSTPALEAVFTDLEILAALFASAIHDVDHPGVSNQFLINTNSELALMYNDSSVLENHHLAVGFKLLQEDNCDIFQNLSKKQRQSLRKMVIDMVLATDMSKHMNLLADLKTMVETKKVTSSGVLLLDNYSDRIQVLQNMVHCADLSNPTKPLELYRQWTDRIMVEFFTQGDRERDKGMEISPMCDKQNASIEKNQVGFIDYIVHPLWETWADLVHPDAQEILDTLEDNREWYQSMIPHSPSPHPEGPEEGALSGEASALGGGSTSADKFQFELTLEEEGESDTESPPEEEEGYSSNRGLELSRTDSATTRRLPKMFTTDAGRTFSLDSDKDMAEDRETDQEGVSGVPRFRLGT, translated from the exons TTTTGATGTAGAGAATGGATTGTCGGTGGGGCGCAGTCCCCTGGACCCCCAGGCCAGCCCTGGCTCTGGTGTGGTCATACAGGCCAACTTTCCTCACAGCCAGCGGAGGGAATCCTTCCTTTACCGCTCGGACTCTGACTTTGACCTGTCACCCAAAGGTCCTTCCAGAAACTCCTCCACTGCCAGTGACTT GGAAGAAAGCTTGAAGCACTGGGAAGTCAACTGGTTGTCATCTCG ACACACAGAAGACATGATAGTCACCCCATTTGCACAG GTCCTTGCCAGCCTGAGGACTGTCCGAAATAACTTTGCCGTCATAACTGGCCAGCAAGATCGCACAGCCAGCAA GACGCGATCCTCAGGCAGCAACCCACCGTCCATGTGCAAGACCAGCCTCGCAG AGGAGCCTCACCAGCAGCTGGCCATAGAGACTCTGGATGAGCTGGATTGGTGTCTAGAACAACTGGAGACGCTGAAAACTCGACACTCTGTCAGCGAGATGGCTTCCAACAAG TTCAAGAGGATGCTGAACCGAGAGCTCACCCAGCTGTCAGAAACCAGCCGTTCAGGGAACCAGGTGTCTGAGTTCATCTCTAGCACCTTCCTAG AGAAGCCACATGACATGGACATCATGTCTCCCAGcaaggagaaggaaaagaaggaCGGCAAGAAGAAGCGGCTCATGTCCCAGATCAGCGGTGTAAAGAAGGCCACCCACAGCCCCAGCCTCGCACCCTCCACCATCCCTCGCTTTGGGGTCAACGCAAGCCAGGAAGGTCTCCTAGCCAAG gagctggaggaggttAACAGATGGGGAATTGACATCTTTAAGGTCTCTGAGTATTCTGGGAATCGTCCACTGACAGTCACCATGTACACCATCTTTCAG GAGCGTGAGCTGCTCAAGTCTTTCAAGATTCCAGCAGACACTTTCATTACCTTCATGATGACTTTGGAGGATCATTACCACGCTGATGTGGCATACCACAACAACATCCATGCTGCGGACGTGGTCCAGTCCACACATGTCTTGCTGTCCACACCTGCGCTGGAG GCTGTGTTTACTGATCTGGAGATCCTCGCCGCTCTGTTTGCCAGCGCCATCCATGATGTGGATCACCCTGGAGTTTCCAATCAGTTTCTCATCAACACCA aCTCAGAGCTAGCCCTGATGTACAATGACTCGTCAGTGCTGGAGAATCACCACCTGGCTGTAGGCTTTAAGCTTCTGCAGGAGGACAACTGTGACATCTTCCAGAACCTCAGCAAAAAACAGAGACAGTCGCTGCGCAAAATGGTCATCGATATG GTGCTAGCCACAGATATGTCCAAACACATGAATCTACTGGCAGACCTGAAAACCATGGTGGAAACCAAGAAAGTCACCAGTTCAGGAGTCCTACTGCTGGACAACTATTCAGACCGCATACAG GTACTTCAGAACATGGTGCACTGTGCAGACCTGAGCAACCCCACCAAGCCTCTTGAGCTGTACCGGCAGTGGACAGACCGCATCATGGTGGAGTTTTTCACCCagggggacagagagagggacaaGGGGATGGAGATCAGCCCCATGTGTGACAAACAGAATGCCTCCATAGAGAAGAACCAG gTGGGTTTCATTGACTACATTGTTCATCCTCTTTGGGAGACATGGGCCGATCTCGTTCACCCAGACGCGCAGGAGATCCTGGACACGCTGGAGGATAACAGAGAGTGGTACCAGAGCATGATCCCCCACAGCCCTTCACCCCACCCAGAAGGCCCGGAAGAGGGAGCCCTCTCTGGGGAAGCCTCAGCACTCGGTGGGGGCTCCACCTCCGCCGACAAGTTCCAGTTTGAGCTGACCttggaagaagaaggagagtcTGACACAGAGAGTCcacctgaggaggaggagggctaCAGCAGTAACAGGGGGCTTGAACTCTCCAGAACTGATTCTGCTACGACTCGCCGACTCCCCAAAATGTTCACTACTGATGCAGGCAGGACGTTTTCTTTAGACTCAGATAAAGATATGgcagaagacagagaaacagaccaGGAAGGCGTCTCTGGGGTGCCACGCTTCAGACTCGGCACATAG
- the pde4ca gene encoding 3',5'-cyclic-AMP phosphodiesterase 4D isoform X6, producing MPEVSYIISVSWMFIQFKRMLNRELTQLSETSRSGNQVSEFISSTFLEKPHDMDIMSPSKEKEKKDGKKKRLMSQISGVKKATHSPSLAPSTIPRFGVNASQEGLLAKELEEVNRWGIDIFKVSEYSGNRPLTVTMYTIFQERELLKSFKIPADTFITFMMTLEDHYHADVAYHNNIHAADVVQSTHVLLSTPALEAVFTDLEILAALFASAIHDVDHPGVSNQFLINTNSELALMYNDSSVLENHHLAVGFKLLQEDNCDIFQNLSKKQRQSLRKMVIDMVLATDMSKHMNLLADLKTMVETKKVTSSGVLLLDNYSDRIQVLQNMVHCADLSNPTKPLELYRQWTDRIMVEFFTQGDRERDKGMEISPMCDKQNASIEKNQVGFIDYIVHPLWETWADLVHPDAQEILDTLEDNREWYQSMIPHSPSPHPEGPEEGALSGEASALGGGSTSADKFQFELTLEEEGESDTESPPEEEEGYSSNRGLELSRTDSATTRRLPKMFTTDAGRTFSLDSDKDMAEDRETDQEGVSGVPRFRLGT from the exons ATGCCAGAAGTGAGTTATATCATCTCTGTGTCGTGGATGTTCATTCAG TTCAAGAGGATGCTGAACCGAGAGCTCACCCAGCTGTCAGAAACCAGCCGTTCAGGGAACCAGGTGTCTGAGTTCATCTCTAGCACCTTCCTAG AGAAGCCACATGACATGGACATCATGTCTCCCAGcaaggagaaggaaaagaaggaCGGCAAGAAGAAGCGGCTCATGTCCCAGATCAGCGGTGTAAAGAAGGCCACCCACAGCCCCAGCCTCGCACCCTCCACCATCCCTCGCTTTGGGGTCAACGCAAGCCAGGAAGGTCTCCTAGCCAAG gagctggaggaggttAACAGATGGGGAATTGACATCTTTAAGGTCTCTGAGTATTCTGGGAATCGTCCACTGACAGTCACCATGTACACCATCTTTCAG GAGCGTGAGCTGCTCAAGTCTTTCAAGATTCCAGCAGACACTTTCATTACCTTCATGATGACTTTGGAGGATCATTACCACGCTGATGTGGCATACCACAACAACATCCATGCTGCGGACGTGGTCCAGTCCACACATGTCTTGCTGTCCACACCTGCGCTGGAG GCTGTGTTTACTGATCTGGAGATCCTCGCCGCTCTGTTTGCCAGCGCCATCCATGATGTGGATCACCCTGGAGTTTCCAATCAGTTTCTCATCAACACCA aCTCAGAGCTAGCCCTGATGTACAATGACTCGTCAGTGCTGGAGAATCACCACCTGGCTGTAGGCTTTAAGCTTCTGCAGGAGGACAACTGTGACATCTTCCAGAACCTCAGCAAAAAACAGAGACAGTCGCTGCGCAAAATGGTCATCGATATG GTGCTAGCCACAGATATGTCCAAACACATGAATCTACTGGCAGACCTGAAAACCATGGTGGAAACCAAGAAAGTCACCAGTTCAGGAGTCCTACTGCTGGACAACTATTCAGACCGCATACAG GTACTTCAGAACATGGTGCACTGTGCAGACCTGAGCAACCCCACCAAGCCTCTTGAGCTGTACCGGCAGTGGACAGACCGCATCATGGTGGAGTTTTTCACCCagggggacagagagagggacaaGGGGATGGAGATCAGCCCCATGTGTGACAAACAGAATGCCTCCATAGAGAAGAACCAG gTGGGTTTCATTGACTACATTGTTCATCCTCTTTGGGAGACATGGGCCGATCTCGTTCACCCAGACGCGCAGGAGATCCTGGACACGCTGGAGGATAACAGAGAGTGGTACCAGAGCATGATCCCCCACAGCCCTTCACCCCACCCAGAAGGCCCGGAAGAGGGAGCCCTCTCTGGGGAAGCCTCAGCACTCGGTGGGGGCTCCACCTCCGCCGACAAGTTCCAGTTTGAGCTGACCttggaagaagaaggagagtcTGACACAGAGAGTCcacctgaggaggaggagggctaCAGCAGTAACAGGGGGCTTGAACTCTCCAGAACTGATTCTGCTACGACTCGCCGACTCCCCAAAATGTTCACTACTGATGCAGGCAGGACGTTTTCTTTAGACTCAGATAAAGATATGgcagaagacagagaaacagaccaGGAAGGCGTCTCTGGGGTGCCACGCTTCAGACTCGGCACATAG